From the Polynucleobacter sp. MWH-UH35A genome, one window contains:
- a CDS encoding heme A synthase has translation MPSLILLLELAAIAIIFAGLPLVYLWRKPGYSFFQKLNWVLVFMTFDLIVFGAFTRLTDSGLGCPDWPGCYGTSNPFHALSDIQQAESALPTGPVTVIKAWIEMIHRYLAMTVGALILVQVAIACSKLKSLGKNPLLGSLGLLLLVCVQGAFGAWTVTLKLQPIIVTIHLLLALVLLACITAYAQQVWESKSSAIRTIRIRPLSAQLLSLAFVVLFIQVFLGAWVSTNYAVLACPDFPTCLGSAWPETNWGEGFTLWRQLGLNAQGEFISPVALQAIHWAHRLFAILVLVVLGTLGWKGLQLATPVLSSLGRVAKLLLGVLFLQVITGISNVIFQWPLLAALLHTAGSAALVFCLVRMSYWASWKPFIQKKMA, from the coding sequence ATGCCAAGTTTGATTTTGCTTCTGGAGTTAGCTGCAATTGCTATTATTTTTGCCGGCTTGCCACTGGTTTATCTTTGGAGAAAGCCAGGTTATAGTTTTTTCCAAAAACTCAATTGGGTATTGGTCTTTATGACATTCGATCTGATTGTGTTTGGTGCATTTACACGTTTGACCGACTCAGGCTTAGGTTGTCCAGATTGGCCTGGATGCTACGGCACTTCCAACCCTTTTCATGCGCTGAGCGATATACAGCAGGCCGAAAGCGCCTTACCTACAGGGCCTGTGACGGTGATTAAAGCCTGGATTGAGATGATTCACCGCTACTTAGCAATGACAGTGGGCGCCTTAATTTTGGTGCAAGTAGCTATTGCATGCTCTAAATTGAAATCTTTAGGAAAAAATCCTTTGCTTGGTAGCTTGGGATTGCTGTTATTGGTTTGTGTTCAGGGCGCGTTTGGCGCTTGGACAGTGACGCTAAAGCTGCAACCAATTATTGTGACGATCCATTTGCTGTTGGCTTTAGTCCTATTGGCTTGCATAACAGCTTATGCGCAGCAAGTATGGGAGAGTAAGTCCTCTGCAATTCGCACCATTCGTATTCGTCCACTTTCTGCTCAACTTCTTTCGCTTGCTTTTGTGGTTTTATTTATCCAGGTTTTCTTGGGTGCTTGGGTGAGTACTAATTACGCAGTATTGGCATGCCCTGATTTCCCTACGTGCTTGGGCAGTGCATGGCCTGAAACTAATTGGGGGGAGGGCTTTACTCTCTGGCGTCAACTTGGCTTAAATGCGCAAGGTGAGTTCATTTCCCCTGTGGCTTTGCAAGCTATTCATTGGGCACATCGCTTGTTCGCAATACTGGTGTTGGTAGTGCTAGGCACTTTAGGGTGGAAGGGTCTACAGCTTGCAACCCCTGTCCTATCGAGCCTTGGTCGGGTAGCTAAGTTATTGCTAGGCGTGCTTTTCTTGCAGGTGATAACAGGCATTTCGAACGTGATATTCCAGTGGCCTTTACTCGCGGCTTTATTGCATACCGCAGGCTCTGCTGCTTTGGTATTCTGTTTGGTCAGAATGAGCTATTGGGCTTCTTGGAAGCCTTTCATTCAAAAGAAGATGGCATAA
- the coxB gene encoding cytochrome c oxidase subunit II, with translation MNLFGKVTRASLYFAVAFGTAIAHAAENMPGGPAVNQLNFAPPATKIMQEIHWLHWMMLVICALIFVGVFGVMFYSILKHRKSLGHKSASFHESTTVEIIWTVIPLLIVIGMALPATKTVVAMKDTTNSDITIKTTGYQWKWGYDYIKGEGEGISFLSTLSTSREAINNLAPKSNTYLMEVDNEMVVPVGKKIRLITTANDVIHAWTIPAFGVKQDAIPGFVRDTWFRADKIGTFRGQCSELCGAEHAFMPIVVRVVSQEDYSAWVAEKKKEMGAGGDDPSKVYTLDEQKERGAKVYAANCAACHQPNGKGAGAFPALDGSKVVNGPKAGQFNILINGKGAMPKWAGVISDGDIAAVMTYTRNAWGNKTGEVIQTQEIITARGGK, from the coding sequence ATGAATTTATTTGGAAAAGTCACTAGGGCTTCGCTCTATTTCGCAGTAGCTTTTGGAACTGCAATTGCTCATGCAGCAGAGAATATGCCTGGTGGCCCAGCTGTAAATCAGCTGAATTTTGCGCCTCCTGCTACCAAAATCATGCAAGAGATTCATTGGTTGCATTGGATGATGTTGGTTATTTGTGCGTTGATTTTTGTCGGCGTTTTTGGTGTGATGTTCTATTCCATCTTGAAGCACCGCAAATCTCTAGGTCATAAATCAGCTTCATTCCACGAGAGCACCACTGTTGAAATTATTTGGACAGTCATTCCATTACTCATCGTGATTGGTATGGCGTTGCCTGCAACAAAAACTGTTGTGGCAATGAAAGACACTACTAATTCAGACATCACTATTAAGACCACTGGTTATCAGTGGAAATGGGGTTATGACTACATCAAAGGTGAGGGTGAAGGTATTAGCTTCCTGTCTACTTTGTCTACTTCCCGTGAAGCAATCAATAACTTGGCGCCTAAATCAAATACTTATTTGATGGAAGTTGACAATGAAATGGTTGTGCCCGTTGGTAAAAAAATTCGTTTGATCACTACAGCTAATGACGTTATTCATGCATGGACAATTCCAGCGTTTGGCGTGAAGCAAGATGCGATCCCAGGTTTTGTGCGTGACACTTGGTTTAGAGCTGACAAGATTGGCACATTCCGTGGTCAGTGCTCTGAGCTTTGTGGTGCAGAGCATGCCTTTATGCCCATCGTTGTGAGAGTGGTTTCTCAAGAGGACTACAGCGCGTGGGTTGCAGAGAAGAAAAAGGAAATGGGTGCTGGTGGCGACGATCCTTCAAAGGTTTACACCTTGGATGAGCAAAAAGAGCGTGGCGCCAAAGTATATGCAGCGAACTGTGCAGCTTGCCATCAACCAAACGGTAAAGGCGCGGGCGCATTCCCAGCGCTGGACGGTAGCAAAGTGGTTAACGGCCCTAAAGCAGGTCAGTTCAATATCCTCATTAATGGTAAAGGCGCTATGCCGAAGTGGGCTGGCGTGATTTCTGATGGCGATATTGCTGCGGTGATGACCTATACACGTAATGCATGGGGTAATAAGACGGGTGAAGTGATTCAGACCCAAGAGATTATTACTGCGCGCGGCGGCAAGTAA
- the cyoE gene encoding heme o synthase, whose protein sequence is MSDSKTNVSVAMPRWRQYWVLTKPRVTQLAVFCAVIGMFLATPGMVPYPVLFGGIVGIWLLAGAAFAVNCLIEQAVDAKMKRTSWRPSATGEVTPFHIIIFSIVLGSLGMIILWNFCNPLTMWLTLATFVGYAVIYTWLLKPATPQNIVIGGLSGAMPPALGWAAVTNTLSAEAWLLVLIIFVWTPPHFWVLALYRRDDYVQSGLPMLPVTHGERFTLLNIVLYTLILIAATMLPYIYGMSGMVYLISAIVLGLLFLVYVVALFISYSDALAKKTFRFSITYLSLLFAALLVDHYFL, encoded by the coding sequence ATGAGTGACTCTAAAACCAACGTATCAGTGGCTATGCCACGTTGGCGTCAATACTGGGTTTTAACTAAACCGAGAGTGACTCAGCTCGCCGTTTTTTGCGCGGTTATAGGAATGTTCTTAGCAACACCGGGGATGGTTCCTTACCCTGTACTTTTTGGGGGCATTGTGGGCATCTGGCTTTTAGCGGGCGCTGCTTTTGCGGTGAACTGTTTAATAGAGCAAGCGGTTGATGCCAAGATGAAGCGTACGTCATGGCGTCCGTCTGCTACAGGCGAAGTGACGCCTTTTCACATTATTATTTTTTCAATCGTTTTGGGCTCGCTTGGAATGATTATTTTGTGGAATTTCTGTAACCCCTTAACCATGTGGCTGACACTTGCCACCTTTGTTGGTTACGCAGTGATCTATACCTGGTTACTCAAGCCTGCAACACCTCAGAATATTGTGATTGGCGGATTATCTGGTGCCATGCCGCCAGCATTAGGTTGGGCCGCTGTGACTAATACACTTTCTGCAGAAGCTTGGCTTTTGGTTCTCATCATCTTTGTGTGGACGCCCCCGCACTTCTGGGTGCTGGCTTTGTATCGCCGGGATGATTATGTGCAATCTGGCTTGCCGATGTTGCCCGTGACCCATGGGGAGCGCTTCACGCTATTGAATATCGTGCTCTACACCCTAATCTTGATTGCGGCCACGATGCTGCCCTATATCTATGGCATGAGTGGTATGGTTTACTTAATCTCAGCTATTGTTCTGGGTTTGTTGTTCTTGGTTTATGTAGTTGCGCTATTCATCTCGTATAGCGATGCATTGGCCAAGAAAACGTTTCGTTTTTCAATTACCTACCTATCGCTACTGTTTGCGGCGCTCTTGGTAGATCACTATTTCCTTTAA
- a CDS encoding twin transmembrane helix small protein, translating into MKWLIPIVLLMIVFSLGSALYYMMKDRGNSSRMVHSLMLRIGLSIALFLGILLAHYFGLIEATGIKVGTN; encoded by the coding sequence ATGAAATGGCTTATTCCGATTGTCCTACTAATGATTGTTTTTAGCTTAGGATCGGCCCTGTATTACATGATGAAAGATAGAGGGAATAGCTCTCGCATGGTGCACTCGCTCATGCTGCGTATTGGCTTATCTATCGCCTTGTTTCTGGGAATTCTCCTGGCCCACTACTTTGGGCTTATTGAAGCAACGGGAATTAAAGTCGGCACTAACTAA
- a CDS encoding cytochrome c oxidase assembly protein yields the protein MVSTQSLNRQILLKLLIAAVMMFGFGYALVPMYKALCEVTGINVVTSKNDYGIRAFSPNKVGNTQVNYARTVTIEFDSNSRGPFTFKPVKNFLEVHPGEMTEIVYEVTNNQNRTVRAQAIPSYAPKSATEFFTKLECFCFQEQTLAANETKKMPVVFVIDAGLPDDVKTITLSYTFFELGLGGTPPAPKSKVVS from the coding sequence ATGGTTTCAACTCAATCACTGAATCGCCAAATTTTATTAAAGCTGTTAATTGCGGCAGTAATGATGTTTGGCTTTGGTTACGCACTGGTTCCGATGTACAAAGCCTTGTGTGAGGTCACCGGAATCAATGTAGTAACGAGCAAGAATGATTATGGTATCAGAGCCTTTAGCCCTAATAAGGTTGGCAATACGCAAGTTAACTATGCTCGCACAGTAACCATTGAGTTTGATTCGAACAGTCGTGGCCCGTTTACATTTAAGCCAGTAAAGAATTTTTTAGAAGTGCATCCCGGTGAAATGACCGAGATTGTTTATGAAGTAACGAACAATCAGAATCGTACGGTGCGTGCGCAGGCAATACCAAGTTATGCACCTAAAAGTGCGACAGAGTTTTTTACGAAATTAGAGTGCTTTTGTTTTCAGGAACAAACGCTAGCAGCAAATGAAACAAAAAAGATGCCGGTAGTCTTTGTAATTGATGCGGGTTTGCCGGATGATGTAAAGACAATTACTTTGTCATACACCTTCTTTGAGTTGGGCTTAGGTGGCACTCCCCCAGCCCCGAAATCAAAGGTGGTTTCATGA
- a CDS encoding cytochrome oxidase small assembly protein, producing MEQKVLSGQCLLQRHITLLKLRQVQSNCVKQEFNSPEKQALAANNRRMGLILVSVVVTFFIGIVIKRSMLG from the coding sequence ATGGAGCAAAAGGTCTTGAGTGGACAGTGCCTTCTCCAGCGCCACATCACACTTTTGAAACTCCGCCAAGTGCAGAGCAATTGCGTGAAGCAGGAATTTAATTCTCCAGAGAAGCAGGCCCTTGCTGCGAATAATCGCAGGATGGGCTTGATTCTTGTAAGTGTTGTAGTAACTTTTTTTATTGGTATTGTGATTAAACGGAGTATGTTGGGTTAA
- a CDS encoding ComF family protein — protein MRFPENIFQTICEQLLPTACITCQTFQGHSVCDQCVDSLQNNALLNYECCFQCGITLEAFEVNQEKCTSCEKNKPHFDETYCLDRYDGSLQSPLHELKYQRRIAFAHALGSIWNIILNKELIDIHADYLLPVPLSIEKLAQRGFNQSWEIAKQIRCAKQIQKSPYALRRHHYSGHQAGSSLSNRHLAIQGMFYVEERYIRQLQGKTVIVFDDVMTSGATLNEIARILKDNGVSRVINWVLLRATRPIERVSHV, from the coding sequence ATGCGATTTCCAGAGAACATTTTTCAAACCATTTGCGAACAGCTTTTACCGACTGCTTGCATTACCTGTCAGACATTCCAAGGACACTCCGTTTGCGATCAATGTGTTGACTCGTTACAAAATAATGCTTTACTGAACTATGAATGCTGCTTTCAATGCGGCATAACGTTAGAGGCCTTTGAGGTGAACCAAGAAAAGTGCACCTCCTGCGAAAAGAACAAGCCACACTTTGATGAAACCTATTGCTTGGATCGCTATGATGGATCATTGCAGTCTCCACTCCATGAATTAAAGTATCAAAGGCGCATCGCATTTGCCCATGCACTTGGCAGCATATGGAATATTATTCTCAACAAAGAGCTTATTGATATTCACGCAGATTACTTGCTACCAGTACCGCTCAGTATTGAGAAATTAGCGCAACGCGGCTTTAATCAAAGCTGGGAAATTGCGAAGCAAATCCGCTGTGCCAAGCAGATTCAAAAATCACCTTATGCACTTCGTCGCCACCATTACTCAGGACACCAAGCAGGAAGCTCTCTGAGCAATCGTCACTTAGCAATTCAGGGAATGTTTTATGTAGAGGAACGATATATTCGTCAGTTGCAAGGCAAGACTGTCATCGTATTTGATGATGTAATGACTAGCGGTGCAACCCTGAATGAAATTGCACGCATTCTGAAGGACAATGGTGTATCTCGTGTAATCAATTGGGTACTGCTCAGGGCTACGCGACCAATCGAAAGAGTGTCACATGTTTAA
- the trmL gene encoding tRNA (uridine(34)/cytosine(34)/5-carboxymethylaminomethyluridine(34)-2'-O)-methyltransferase TrmL, which yields MFNIVLFEPEIPPNTGNIIRLCANTGAKLHLIEPLGFPMEDAKLRRAGLDYHEFARVKVHKNWAQFLKDEQPNPENIFALTTKGSGRFHEGKYSPNDYFVFGSETKGITNEVRESIPEKNRMRLAMQDSSRSLNLSNTVAIVVYEAWRQNGLAGGQ from the coding sequence ATGTTTAATATTGTTTTATTCGAACCAGAAATCCCGCCCAATACTGGCAATATCATTCGCTTATGCGCCAATACCGGTGCCAAGCTACACTTGATTGAGCCGCTTGGATTTCCGATGGAGGATGCCAAGTTACGCAGAGCGGGTTTGGACTATCACGAGTTTGCAAGAGTAAAAGTCCACAAAAATTGGGCGCAGTTTTTAAAAGATGAGCAACCCAATCCCGAGAATATCTTTGCTTTAACGACCAAAGGTTCTGGAAGGTTTCATGAGGGCAAATACTCTCCGAATGATTACTTTGTATTTGGTTCTGAAACCAAAGGCATTACCAATGAAGTAAGGGAGTCTATCCCAGAAAAAAATCGCATGCGCCTTGCAATGCAAGATAGTAGCCGCAGCTTGAACTTGTCGAATACTGTCGCGATTGTTGTGTATGAAGCTTGGCGCCAAAATGGCTTAGCAGGTGGTCAGTAA
- the ctaD gene encoding cytochrome c oxidase subunit I produces MSTVSTTHDHAHDHAHDDHMPHGWRRWLFATNHKDIGTMYLIFSFVSLLAGGVMALGIRLELFQPGLQFLRPEFFNQLTTMHGLVMVFGAIMPAFVGFANWMVPLQIGASDMAFARMNNFSFWILPVAATLLLSSFLVPGGAPSGGWTIYAPLTSQMGPGMDMAIFALHLLGASSIMGSINIIVTILNMRAPGMTLMKMPMFCWTWLITAYLLIAVMPVLAGAITMVLTDRHFGTSFFSAVGGGDPIMFQHIFWFFGHPEVYIMILPAFGIISEIVPAFSRKTLFGYSSMVYATASIAILSFIVWAHHMFATGMPVTGQLFFMYATMLIAVPTGVKIFNWVATMWKGSMTFETPMLWAIGFIFVFTMGGFTGLICAMAPIDIGIQDTYYIVAHFHYVLVAGSLFAMFAGFYYWCPKWTGYMASETRGKIHFWASMIFFNITFFPMHFLGLAGMPRRYADYPTQFADFNAIASIGALGFGLAQVYFLLFVVLPAYNGKGEKAPMKPWDGAKGLEWTVPSPAPHHTFETPPSAEQLREAGI; encoded by the coding sequence ATGAGCACAGTCTCTACTACCCACGATCACGCACACGACCACGCGCATGACGATCACATGCCACACGGCTGGCGTCGTTGGCTGTTTGCAACCAACCACAAAGACATCGGTACGATGTACTTGATCTTCTCATTCGTTAGCTTGCTGGCTGGCGGCGTGATGGCCTTGGGAATTCGTTTGGAATTGTTCCAGCCTGGTTTGCAATTCTTGCGTCCAGAGTTCTTTAACCAATTAACAACCATGCACGGTCTCGTGATGGTGTTCGGTGCGATCATGCCGGCCTTCGTTGGTTTTGCTAACTGGATGGTGCCTTTGCAAATTGGCGCATCTGATATGGCATTTGCTCGTATGAATAACTTCAGCTTCTGGATTCTGCCAGTAGCAGCAACATTGCTGTTGAGCTCATTCTTAGTTCCTGGCGGCGCTCCATCAGGTGGCTGGACTATCTATGCTCCATTGACTTCGCAAATGGGTCCTGGCATGGACATGGCGATTTTTGCCCTGCATTTGTTGGGTGCCTCTTCCATCATGGGATCGATCAACATCATCGTGACCATTTTGAATATGCGCGCTCCTGGCATGACATTGATGAAGATGCCAATGTTCTGCTGGACTTGGTTGATCACTGCTTACTTGTTGATCGCTGTGATGCCTGTATTGGCTGGCGCGATTACCATGGTTCTGACTGATCGTCATTTCGGTACTTCATTCTTCTCCGCTGTTGGCGGCGGTGACCCAATCATGTTCCAGCATATTTTCTGGTTCTTTGGTCACCCAGAGGTTTACATCATGATTCTTCCAGCATTTGGAATCATCAGTGAAATCGTTCCAGCATTCTCCAGAAAAACATTGTTCGGTTACAGCTCAATGGTGTATGCAACCGCATCGATTGCGATCTTGTCATTCATCGTTTGGGCTCACCACATGTTTGCAACTGGTATGCCAGTTACAGGTCAATTGTTTTTCATGTACGCAACCATGTTGATTGCCGTTCCAACTGGCGTGAAGATTTTCAACTGGGTAGCAACCATGTGGAAAGGTTCAATGACCTTTGAAACTCCAATGTTGTGGGCCATCGGCTTTATCTTTGTGTTCACTATGGGCGGCTTTACTGGTTTGATCTGTGCGATGGCGCCAATTGATATTGGCATTCAAGACACGTATTACATCGTTGCCCACTTCCACTATGTATTAGTAGCAGGCTCATTGTTCGCAATGTTTGCTGGTTTCTATTACTGGTGTCCTAAGTGGACTGGTTACATGGCTAGCGAAACTCGCGGCAAGATCCATTTCTGGGCTTCCATGATTTTCTTTAACATCACCTTCTTCCCAATGCACTTCTTGGGTTTGGCAGGTATGCCACGTCGCTATGCTGACTATCCAACGCAGTTTGCTGATTTCAATGCAATTGCTTCGATTGGCGCATTAGGATTCGGTTTGGCGCAGGTTTATTTCTTGCTCTTCGTTGTATTGCCGGCTTATAACGGCAAAGGCGAAAAAGCCCCAATGAAGCCATGGGATGGAGCAAAAGGTCTTGAGTGGACAGTGCCTTCTCCAGCGCCACATCACACTTTTGAAACTCCGCCAAGTGCAGAGCAATTGCGTGAAGCAGGAATTTAA
- a CDS encoding SURF1 family protein gives MNNLFTALITKRIVATVSALMVIAIGCGAGIWQLGRAETKIALAANLLARQQMPILNANAGPWTLEEATERRMTARGQYLPDAAIWLDNRPRPIPPAGSNTAQSGFYLMMPLKLEGRGEVLWVNRGWAPRNNENRETLPPVQTPTKVVSIEGIVFAHPGKVYELGSGKNSTQTGKPRIEQNFDLEAEGKQRDWEQLPFVLREVEAGAEDGLLREWAPLTSGVDRHYAYAFQWFALAFAGFIFWLLTGLRQYKRQGLAMGIEGIKGER, from the coding sequence TTGAATAATCTTTTTACCGCCCTCATTACTAAGCGCATAGTTGCTACTGTATCAGCCTTGATGGTTATTGCTATTGGCTGTGGCGCTGGCATTTGGCAGCTTGGTAGGGCTGAGACCAAAATTGCGTTGGCGGCTAATTTATTGGCTCGGCAGCAAATGCCAATTCTGAATGCAAATGCGGGTCCTTGGACTCTGGAAGAGGCGACGGAGCGTCGTATGACGGCTCGAGGGCAATATCTTCCAGATGCAGCCATTTGGCTCGATAACCGACCAAGGCCTATTCCCCCCGCTGGCAGTAACACCGCGCAGTCCGGCTTCTATTTGATGATGCCTTTAAAGCTTGAAGGAAGGGGCGAGGTTCTTTGGGTAAACCGCGGTTGGGCTCCTCGCAACAATGAAAATCGTGAGACCTTGCCGCCAGTACAGACGCCAACTAAGGTCGTTAGCATTGAAGGCATTGTCTTTGCTCATCCCGGCAAGGTGTATGAGTTGGGCAGCGGCAAAAATTCAACCCAGACTGGTAAGCCCAGGATTGAACAAAACTTTGATTTAGAGGCCGAAGGTAAACAGCGAGATTGGGAGCAACTCCCTTTTGTTTTGCGTGAGGTTGAGGCTGGTGCAGAAGATGGTTTATTGCGTGAATGGGCACCCCTGACAAGCGGGGTCGATCGCCATTATGCTTATGCATTCCAGTGGTTTGCTTTGGCTTTTGCTGGATTTATATTTTGGTTGCTGACAGGCTTGCGGCAATATAAACGTCAGGGTCTGGCAATGGGTATCGAGGGGATCAAGGGTGAGCGATAA
- a CDS encoding DUF2970 domain-containing protein translates to MKKKSSFMQSMKAVMWGFLGVRKKSGLQEDVASLSFVHIIIAGVIGALIFMGVLLLIVKAVVSH, encoded by the coding sequence ATGAAAAAGAAAAGTAGTTTTATGCAGTCTATGAAAGCCGTGATGTGGGGCTTTTTGGGGGTGCGTAAGAAGTCAGGTTTGCAGGAAGATGTTGCTTCATTGAGTTTTGTGCACATTATCATTGCAGGAGTTATCGGCGCCTTGATTTTTATGGGCGTTCTCCTGTTGATAGTGAAGGCAGTAGTGTCCCATTGA
- a CDS encoding class I SAM-dependent methyltransferase, translating to MTQPIRWLQDEIADRMLQKLDIVKLDVKDLLIVPDFAGKHLDVLAKRFPKVRTLSITEEGVSSFQMWRAKALRNWRTLFSNTASPLASFTSSGRFDIPDNSVDLVFSNLLIQDLADPKHFLRECWRVLREGGLLTFSYLGPDTGKELRSLEIPSLKLKNILSPWDMHDMGDALLAERFSDPVMDMEYLTLDYEKPELLLADISALNLLHLGPDATPQLELLPQKLTLEVVYGHAWALGKHLAKAKDNVAYIDLNQIGRKTRPDSA from the coding sequence ATGACCCAGCCCATTAGATGGTTACAAGACGAAATTGCAGATCGCATGCTGCAGAAATTAGACATCGTTAAGCTCGATGTAAAAGATCTCTTGATCGTGCCAGATTTTGCAGGCAAACATTTAGATGTGCTCGCTAAGCGCTTCCCTAAAGTGCGAACTCTAAGCATTACTGAAGAGGGGGTTTCTAGTTTTCAAATGTGGCGAGCTAAAGCCTTGCGCAATTGGCGCACGCTGTTTAGCAACACTGCGAGTCCTTTAGCAAGCTTCACTTCATCCGGAAGATTTGATATTCCAGATAATTCTGTAGATTTGGTGTTCAGTAATCTATTAATCCAGGATTTGGCAGATCCAAAACATTTTCTTCGAGAATGTTGGCGTGTACTGCGTGAAGGTGGATTACTCACGTTTAGCTATTTGGGGCCCGATACCGGAAAAGAGCTGCGCTCACTCGAAATTCCGAGCTTAAAACTGAAAAATATATTAAGCCCTTGGGATATGCACGATATGGGAGATGCTTTGCTTGCAGAGCGCTTTTCTGACCCGGTGATGGATATGGAGTATTTGACCCTAGATTATGAGAAGCCCGAACTATTGCTCGCAGACATCAGCGCTCTGAATTTGCTGCATTTGGGCCCTGACGCAACCCCTCAATTAGAGCTTTTGCCACAAAAACTGACCTTGGAGGTGGTTTATGGGCATGCATGGGCTCTTGGAAAGCACCTTGCAAAAGCGAAGGATAACGTTGCCTATATTGATCTAAATCAAATTGGACGCAAGACTAGGCCAGATTCTGCTTAA
- a CDS encoding cytochrome c oxidase subunit 3 encodes MSSNSTPYYFVPGLSRHPAMAAFGLIAFGFGISGWVNHASWGGPLCLAGVAFVLYVLYNWFGDTIAESNAGKNGVNVDISYRWSMAWFIFSEIMFFGAFFAALFYARNIAMPWMGDVESKLIWPNFQAVWPNDGPAGLVEKFTTMGPWPIPTINTLLLLSSGVTITIAHHALVENHMKKAIIGLAATVGLGAVFLGFQVYEYYHAYHELNLKLTSGIYGSTFFMLTGFHGFHVFLGGTMLAIVLRRMIRGDFTSKHHFAFEGAAWYWHFVDVVWLGLYIAVYWM; translated from the coding sequence ATGTCATCCAATTCAACCCCATACTATTTCGTCCCTGGACTATCTAGACATCCAGCCATGGCCGCCTTTGGTCTGATTGCTTTTGGCTTTGGTATTTCTGGTTGGGTAAATCATGCCTCTTGGGGCGGCCCACTTTGTCTTGCAGGTGTAGCGTTTGTTCTCTATGTGCTCTATAACTGGTTTGGCGACACGATTGCAGAGTCAAATGCCGGTAAGAATGGTGTCAACGTGGACATCTCTTATCGCTGGTCAATGGCTTGGTTTATCTTCTCTGAAATCATGTTCTTTGGTGCCTTCTTTGCGGCCTTGTTCTATGCGCGTAATATTGCAATGCCTTGGATGGGCGATGTTGAAAGTAAATTGATTTGGCCAAATTTCCAGGCTGTATGGCCAAATGATGGCCCAGCTGGTTTGGTTGAGAAATTTACGACCATGGGCCCATGGCCAATTCCAACAATCAACACATTATTGTTGTTGAGCTCTGGCGTAACGATTACTATCGCTCACCATGCATTAGTCGAAAATCACATGAAAAAAGCCATCATTGGCTTAGCTGCAACTGTTGGTTTGGGCGCAGTGTTCTTGGGTTTCCAAGTGTATGAGTACTACCATGCGTACCATGAGTTGAACCTGAAATTAACTTCAGGCATCTATGGCTCCACATTCTTCATGTTGACTGGTTTCCATGGTTTCCATGTGTTCTTGGGTGGCACGATGTTGGCAATTGTGTTGCGTCGTATGATTCGTGGTGATTTCACCTCTAAGCATCACTTCGCATTTGAAGGCGCTGCTTGGTACTGGCACTTCGTTGACGTGGTCTGGCTGGGTCTGTACATCGCTGTTTACTGGATGTAA